From a single Sinomonas atrocyanea genomic region:
- a CDS encoding YifB family Mg chelatase-like AAA ATPase: MAGVGRALGVALVGLNGYLVEVEADIGQTLPSFVLLGLPDSALSEARERIRSAAKNSGLPLSRRKLTVNLIPASLPKRGTGFDLAIAVASLAAAGDLRPPAGVVFLAELGLDGRLRPVRGVLPAVMAAVRGGRPDVVVAGANAREASLVPGARVHAYESLGQLALDLGADPEAVAVPSCEDGGTGPDEDSGRPAPRPLAVPDLRDVAGQSEARAAVEVAAAGGHHIMLVGPPGAGKTMLAERLPGILPDLDDEAAMEVTAIHSLSGEPGTSALIRRPPFESPHHTASAPAIIGGGTGIPRPGAASRAHRGVLFLDEAPEYERRVLDSLRQPLESGELVIHRAAGAAAYPARFQLVVAANPCPCGKGTGKALECTCTAQAKRRYFGRLSGPLLDRVDIQLRVNKVSAIDFGQAPAGEATADVAPRILAARRRQAERLQQYGLETNAQVPGRLLRGQLRLDPAATALLDRAMVANTLTARGFDRVLRLAWSIADLAGLDRPGGDEVGQALLLRQAVAA, from the coding sequence ATGGCGGGCGTCGGGCGCGCGCTCGGTGTGGCCCTCGTAGGCCTGAACGGCTACCTCGTCGAGGTCGAGGCAGACATCGGCCAGACGCTGCCCAGCTTCGTCCTCCTCGGCCTGCCGGACTCGGCGCTGAGCGAGGCCCGCGAGCGGATCCGCAGCGCCGCCAAGAACAGCGGCCTGCCCCTGAGCCGGCGCAAGCTCACCGTCAACCTGATCCCGGCCTCCCTGCCCAAGCGTGGCACGGGCTTCGACCTGGCGATCGCGGTGGCGTCGCTCGCGGCCGCGGGAGACCTGCGGCCGCCAGCCGGCGTCGTGTTCCTCGCCGAGCTGGGCCTCGACGGCAGGCTCCGGCCCGTGCGCGGCGTGCTCCCGGCGGTCATGGCGGCCGTACGGGGCGGACGCCCCGACGTCGTGGTTGCCGGCGCCAACGCCCGCGAGGCCTCGCTCGTCCCCGGGGCCCGGGTGCACGCCTACGAGTCCCTCGGGCAGCTCGCCCTCGACCTCGGAGCCGATCCCGAGGCGGTCGCGGTGCCCTCCTGCGAGGACGGCGGTACGGGTCCGGACGAGGACAGCGGACGGCCCGCGCCCCGCCCGCTCGCCGTCCCCGACCTGAGGGACGTCGCGGGCCAGTCAGAGGCCCGCGCCGCCGTCGAGGTGGCGGCGGCCGGCGGCCACCACATCATGCTCGTGGGACCGCCCGGGGCCGGCAAGACGATGCTCGCCGAGCGGCTCCCCGGGATCCTCCCCGACCTCGACGACGAGGCGGCCATGGAGGTCACCGCGATCCACTCCCTCTCGGGCGAGCCCGGAACGAGTGCCCTCATCCGCCGTCCGCCCTTCGAGAGCCCGCACCACACCGCGAGCGCCCCCGCCATCATCGGGGGAGGCACGGGCATCCCGCGGCCCGGGGCGGCCTCCCGCGCGCACCGTGGCGTCCTCTTCCTCGACGAGGCTCCCGAGTACGAGCGTCGGGTGCTCGACTCCCTCCGGCAGCCGCTCGAGAGCGGCGAGCTCGTGATCCACCGCGCCGCGGGCGCCGCGGCCTACCCTGCGCGCTTCCAGCTCGTGGTCGCCGCGAACCCCTGCCCGTGCGGGAAGGGGACGGGCAAGGCACTCGAGTGCACCTGCACCGCGCAGGCCAAGCGGCGCTACTTCGGGCGCCTCTCCGGACCGCTGCTGGACAGAGTGGACATCCAGCTGCGCGTGAACAAGGTCTCGGCCATCGACTTCGGGCAGGCGCCGGCGGGCGAGGCCACGGCGGACGTCGCTCCCCGCATCCTCGCCGCCCGTCGCCGGCAGGCTGAGCGGCTCCAGCAGTACGGGCTCGAGACCAATGCCCAGGTGCCCGGACGCCTTCTGCGCGGCCAGCTCCGCCTCGATCCGGCGGCCACCGCGCTGCTGGACCGGGCGATGGTGGCGAACACCCTCACCGCCCGGGGCTTCGACCGGGTCCTCCGACTCGCCTGGTCCATCGCGGACCTGGCAGGGCTCGACCGGCCAGGGGGCGATGAGGTGGGGCAGGCGCTCCTCCTCCGGCAGGCGGTGGCGGCATGA
- a CDS encoding YraN family protein: MRAKDRLGQRGERLAEEYLRTAGAAILDRNWRCRDGELDIVASEGGTLVAVEVKARRSWDYGHPFEAVDAAKLGRLVRLLAAWAEGHGLRARARRVDVIAVTGRDGEAARIEHLRGVA, translated from the coding sequence ATGAGAGCCAAGGACAGACTCGGTCAGCGCGGGGAACGCCTCGCGGAAGAGTACCTGCGGACGGCCGGCGCCGCCATCCTGGACCGCAATTGGCGGTGCCGGGACGGCGAGCTGGACATTGTCGCCTCGGAGGGCGGGACCCTCGTCGCGGTCGAGGTGAAGGCCCGCCGCTCCTGGGACTACGGGCACCCGTTCGAGGCCGTCGACGCCGCCAAGCTCGGCCGGCTCGTGCGTCTGCTCGCGGCGTGGGCTGAGGGGCACGGGCTCCGGGCGAGGGCCAGGCGCGTGGACGTCATCGCCGTCACCGGGCGGGACGGCGAGGCGGCCAGGATCGAGCACCTGCGGGGCGTGGCCTGA
- a CDS encoding DUF2469 domain-containing protein, with the protein MSAEDLENYETDMELQLYREYRDVISLFSYVVETERRFYLANHVDLQARSADGEVYFDLTLQDAWVWDVYRSARFVKSVRVITFKDVNVEELPKVEDLGLPKGGLGA; encoded by the coding sequence ATGAGCGCCGAAGACCTTGAGAACTACGAGACGGACATGGAGCTCCAGCTCTACCGCGAATACCGGGATGTCATCTCGCTGTTCAGCTACGTGGTGGAGACGGAGCGGCGGTTCTACCTCGCCAACCACGTGGACCTGCAGGCCCGCTCGGCCGACGGCGAGGTCTACTTCGACCTGACCCTCCAGGACGCCTGGGTCTGGGACGTGTACCGCAGTGCGCGCTTCGTCAAGAGCGTCCGCGTCATCACCTTCAAAGACGTCAACGTCGAGGAGCTGCCCAAGGTCGAGGACCTGGGCCTGCCCAAGGGCGGCCTGGGGGCCTAG
- a CDS encoding ribonuclease HII, with protein MSTRIAAGARAPRPRRATAPTLRFVNRLAQAYGPLIAGCDEVGRGALAGPVSVGIVVVDARRVVTRTVLRDSKLLTPERRVELVPMIQAWAVGAAVGHAGAEEIDEVGLMEALRRAGHRALAEVAAAGVVPDAVHLDGNYDWLSRGGQGSLFDEPDAGPLLPVQTTIKADLACQAVAAASILAKVARDGLMVQYGTEDPRFGWAVNKGYATPEHRAALLEHGPTVLHRRSWRLGTADADTEDEIEAAAQERAAAAEDLDGRKIGL; from the coding sequence ATGAGCACCCGCATCGCCGCCGGCGCGCGGGCTCCGCGTCCGCGCCGCGCCACGGCGCCCACCCTGCGGTTCGTCAACCGGCTCGCCCAGGCCTACGGCCCCCTCATCGCCGGCTGCGACGAGGTGGGCCGAGGCGCTCTGGCGGGCCCCGTCTCGGTAGGGATCGTCGTCGTCGACGCGCGCCGCGTCGTGACGCGCACGGTACTGCGTGACAGCAAGCTCCTCACCCCCGAGCGGCGCGTGGAGCTGGTCCCGATGATCCAGGCCTGGGCGGTCGGGGCGGCCGTGGGGCACGCGGGCGCGGAGGAGATCGACGAGGTGGGCCTCATGGAGGCGCTGCGCCGGGCCGGGCACCGTGCGCTGGCCGAGGTCGCCGCCGCCGGTGTCGTGCCGGACGCGGTGCACCTCGACGGCAACTACGACTGGCTCTCCCGCGGCGGCCAGGGCTCGCTCTTCGACGAGCCCGACGCCGGCCCCCTGCTGCCGGTCCAGACTACGATCAAGGCCGACCTCGCCTGCCAGGCCGTGGCCGCGGCGAGCATCCTCGCCAAGGTGGCCCGGGACGGGCTCATGGTCCAGTACGGGACCGAGGATCCGCGCTTCGGCTGGGCCGTCAACAAGGGCTACGCCACGCCCGAGCACAGGGCGGCGCTCCTGGAGCACGGCCCCACCGTGCTCCACCGCCGCTCGTGGCGCCTGGGGACGGCGGACGCCGACACCGAAGACGAGATCGAGGCCGCCGCGCAGGAGCGCGCTGCGGCGGCGGAGGATCTCGACGGGAGGAAGATAGGACTATGA
- the lepB gene encoding signal peptidase I translates to MRSRDAGADAAGAGPEAQGAGDGGAAPRRGGLMAWIREIAIILGVAIVLSFLIKTFLFKAFYIPSESMVPTLEENDRIFVNLFVPRNFPLQRGEVVVFRDTKGWLPEAPQTAANPVQEVLEFVGLLPDTSQQHLIKRVIGLPGDHVVCCDASQHITVNGAALNEPYVNHAETPRVVPFDVTVPANSIWVMGDNRNHSSDSRYHNSVQPGSGFVSLSDVEGQAAVIAWPLNRIRSLDSYPDTFKDVPAPK, encoded by the coding sequence ATGCGCAGCCGAGATGCCGGGGCCGACGCCGCAGGAGCGGGGCCGGAAGCGCAGGGTGCCGGCGACGGGGGAGCGGCCCCGCGGCGCGGAGGCCTCATGGCCTGGATCCGCGAGATCGCGATCATCCTCGGGGTGGCGATCGTGCTGTCCTTCCTCATCAAGACCTTCCTGTTCAAGGCGTTCTACATCCCGTCCGAGTCGATGGTGCCCACGCTCGAGGAGAACGACCGGATCTTCGTGAACCTGTTCGTGCCGCGGAACTTCCCGCTGCAGCGCGGCGAGGTCGTCGTGTTCAGGGACACCAAGGGATGGCTTCCGGAGGCGCCCCAGACGGCGGCCAACCCCGTGCAGGAAGTGCTCGAGTTCGTCGGCCTGCTGCCGGACACGTCCCAGCAGCACCTCATCAAGCGCGTCATCGGACTGCCGGGCGACCACGTCGTGTGCTGCGACGCGTCGCAGCACATCACCGTCAACGGCGCCGCCCTCAACGAGCCGTACGTCAACCATGCGGAGACGCCGCGGGTCGTGCCGTTCGACGTGACGGTTCCGGCCAACAGCATCTGGGTGATGGGCGACAACAGGAACCATTCCTCGGACTCGCGCTACCACAACTCGGTCCAGCCGGGCTCGGGCTTTGTCTCGCTCAGCGACGTCGAAGGCCAGGCCGCCGTCATCGCCTGGCCGCTGAACCGCATCCGGTCCCTCGACAGCTACCCGGACACGTTCAAGGACGTGCCCGCACCGAAATGA
- the lepB gene encoding signal peptidase I: MARSERQSRLRGWRSVVLAVVLAVVVWAVIRSFVVDVFYIPSESMQPLLDPGDRIGVVRADVDPAPIRRGDVVVFDGRGSFAPLTSGRGWAGDLVQGAAEWLGIVPTETVYVKRVIGVGGDHVRCCTASGKIEVNGQPLDEPYLFPGDAPSEQRFDVVVPAGRLWLLGDHRSVSSDSRALLGAPGGGLVRADKVIGRPVAILWPLDRLGGFTASPTAKKDTQ; encoded by the coding sequence ATGGCACGATCCGAACGCCAGTCCCGGCTGCGGGGCTGGCGTTCGGTCGTTCTGGCCGTCGTTCTGGCCGTCGTCGTCTGGGCGGTCATCCGCTCGTTCGTGGTCGACGTCTTCTACATCCCCTCCGAGTCGATGCAGCCGCTGCTGGACCCGGGGGACCGGATCGGCGTCGTCCGCGCCGACGTCGACCCGGCGCCCATCCGCCGCGGAGACGTCGTCGTCTTCGACGGCCGGGGTTCCTTCGCGCCCCTGACCTCGGGCCGCGGATGGGCGGGGGACCTCGTCCAGGGTGCGGCCGAATGGCTCGGGATCGTGCCCACCGAGACCGTCTACGTCAAGCGGGTCATCGGCGTGGGCGGCGACCATGTCCGCTGCTGCACCGCGAGTGGGAAGATCGAGGTGAACGGCCAGCCCCTCGATGAGCCGTACCTGTTCCCGGGCGATGCGCCCAGCGAACAGCGGTTCGACGTCGTCGTGCCGGCCGGGCGGCTGTGGCTCCTGGGCGACCACCGCTCGGTGTCCTCCGATTCCCGGGCACTGCTGGGCGCCCCCGGGGGCGGCCTGGTCCGGGCGGACAAGGTGATCGGCCGGCCGGTGGCGATCCTGTGGCCACTTGATAGATTGGGCGGGTTCACCGCCTCCCCGACAGCAAAGAAGGACACCCAGTGA
- the rplS gene encoding 50S ribosomal protein L19, which translates to MNILDSVDAASLRSDIPAFAPGDTLKVHVNIIEGKNSRVQVFQGFVVGRQGHGVRETFTVRKVSFGVGVERTFPVHSPIIDKIEVVTRGDVRRAKLYYMRELRGKAAKIKEKRDFNRTK; encoded by the coding sequence ATGAACATCCTCGACTCCGTCGATGCCGCCTCGCTGCGCTCCGACATCCCGGCGTTCGCGCCCGGTGACACCCTCAAGGTGCACGTGAACATCATCGAGGGCAAGAACTCCCGCGTCCAGGTCTTCCAGGGCTTCGTCGTCGGCCGCCAGGGCCACGGCGTGCGCGAGACCTTCACGGTCCGCAAGGTCTCCTTCGGTGTCGGCGTTGAGCGCACGTTCCCCGTGCACTCCCCGATCATCGACAAGATCGAGGTCGTGACCCGTGGTGATGTGCGCCGCGCCAAGCTCTACTACATGCGCGAGCTGCGCGGCAAGGCCGCCAAGATCAAGGAGAAGCGCGACTTCAACCGCACCAAGTAG
- the trmD gene encoding tRNA (guanosine(37)-N1)-methyltransferase TrmD gives MRIDVVSIFPDYLAPLRLSLLGRAQEDGLLDLAVHDLRDFTFDRHRTVDDTPYGGGAGMVMKAEPWALALEQVLVAQGAVAGNAGHDAGPVAARRPVLIVPSPAGAVFTQAMAYELAEEPTLAFACGRYEGIDERVLEWAEQRFEVRPVSLGDYVLNGGEVAVMAMVEAIGRLLPGVVGNPESLVEESHADGLLEYPVYTKPSSWRGHDVPEVLLSGNHGKIASWRLEQQLRRTAARRPELLDGADAAPFGKAERAVLRELGYEVAEGRLRRAPQAD, from the coding sequence GTGCGCATCGACGTCGTCAGCATCTTCCCCGACTACCTCGCACCGCTGCGGCTGTCCCTCCTGGGCCGCGCCCAGGAGGACGGGCTGCTGGACCTCGCGGTCCACGACCTCCGCGACTTCACCTTCGACCGCCACCGCACGGTGGACGACACGCCCTACGGCGGCGGGGCCGGCATGGTCATGAAGGCCGAGCCGTGGGCGCTGGCTCTCGAGCAGGTCCTCGTGGCACAGGGCGCCGTCGCGGGCAATGCCGGGCACGACGCCGGCCCGGTCGCCGCGCGCCGGCCGGTGCTCATCGTTCCGTCCCCGGCCGGGGCGGTCTTCACCCAGGCCATGGCCTACGAGCTCGCCGAGGAACCCACCCTCGCCTTCGCATGCGGCCGCTACGAGGGCATCGACGAGCGCGTCCTGGAATGGGCGGAGCAGCGCTTCGAGGTGCGACCCGTGAGCCTCGGGGACTACGTGCTCAACGGGGGAGAGGTGGCCGTCATGGCCATGGTGGAGGCGATCGGCCGTCTCCTCCCCGGCGTCGTGGGCAACCCCGAGTCCCTCGTGGAGGAGTCCCACGCCGACGGGCTGCTCGAGTACCCCGTCTACACCAAGCCCTCGTCGTGGCGCGGGCACGACGTTCCCGAGGTCCTGCTCTCCGGGAACCACGGCAAGATCGCCTCCTGGCGTCTCGAGCAGCAGCTGCGCCGGACCGCGGCGCGGCGGCCCGAGCTCCTCGACGGGGCGGACGCCGCACCCTTCGGCAAGGCCGAGCGCGCCGTGCTGCGCGAACTCGGCTACGAGGTGGCGGAAGGACGGCTGCGCCGGGCTCCGCAGGCGGACTGA
- the rimM gene encoding ribosome maturation factor RimM (Essential for efficient processing of 16S rRNA) yields MQVQVARIGKPHGIRGEVTVQVLTDAPEDRFVPGTEFIVEPSSSGPLTLEGARWNKDILLLSFAEVPDRTRAEQLRGVKLYLESEDLEDDDEGWYEHELVGLAVRVDGRDVGTVAALQTMPVQDLLVLDTPTGEVLVPFVEEIVPEVDVEGGFIVLVPPPGLLELNRDTGDAGAPGGEPERGPGSEA; encoded by the coding sequence ATGCAGGTCCAGGTCGCACGGATCGGCAAGCCGCACGGCATCCGCGGCGAGGTCACCGTCCAGGTCCTCACCGATGCCCCCGAGGACCGCTTCGTCCCCGGCACCGAGTTCATCGTCGAGCCCTCCTCGAGCGGTCCCCTGACGCTCGAGGGCGCGCGCTGGAACAAGGACATCCTCCTGCTCTCCTTCGCCGAGGTGCCCGACCGCACCCGCGCCGAGCAGCTCCGCGGGGTCAAGCTCTACCTCGAGTCGGAGGACCTCGAGGACGACGATGAGGGCTGGTACGAGCACGAGCTCGTCGGCCTGGCCGTCCGCGTGGACGGCCGCGACGTCGGCACCGTCGCCGCGCTCCAGACGATGCCCGTGCAGGATCTCCTGGTCCTCGACACGCCGACGGGGGAGGTCCTCGTCCCGTTCGTCGAGGAGATCGTGCCGGAGGTGGACGTGGAGGGCGGCTTCATCGTCCTCGTCCCCCCGCCCGGCCTCCTCGAGCTCAACCGCGACACCGGCGACGCCGGTGCCCCCGGCGGCGAGCCGGAGCGCGGGCCGGGGTCGGAGGCGTAG
- a CDS encoding RNA-binding protein, with protein sequence MLAEALEHLVRGIVDNPDDVAVQAKSGRRGDVLEVRVHEDDLGRVIGRQGRTARALRTVVAALADGEPVRVDVVDTDRRR encoded by the coding sequence TTGCTGGCCGAGGCACTCGAGCACCTGGTCCGCGGCATCGTGGACAACCCGGATGACGTTGCGGTCCAGGCCAAGAGCGGCCGCCGCGGCGACGTCCTCGAGGTGCGCGTCCACGAGGACGACCTCGGACGCGTCATCGGCCGCCAGGGACGCACCGCCCGCGCACTGCGCACCGTGGTTGCGGCCCTCGCCGACGGCGAACCGGTCCGCGTCGACGTCGTCGACACCGACCGCCGTCGCTGA
- the rpsP gene encoding 30S ribosomal protein S16 codes for MAVKIRLKRFGKMRAPYYRIVVADSRTKRDGRAIEEIGKYHPTEDPSFIEVNSERAQYWLGVGAQPTEQVEVLLKITGDWQKFKGLPGAEGTLKFPKGKEPFVAPEKGSVILPEAPKASKEAEESAEAPAEAEAE; via the coding sequence GTGGCCGTTAAGATTCGACTCAAGCGCTTCGGCAAGATGCGCGCCCCGTACTACCGCATCGTCGTCGCCGACTCGCGCACCAAGCGCGATGGCCGTGCGATCGAGGAGATCGGCAAGTACCACCCCACCGAGGATCCCTCGTTCATCGAGGTCAACTCCGAGCGCGCCCAGTACTGGCTCGGCGTCGGCGCCCAGCCGACCGAGCAGGTCGAGGTGCTCCTCAAGATCACCGGTGACTGGCAGAAGTTCAAGGGCCTTCCGGGCGCCGAGGGCACCCTCAAGTTCCCGAAGGGCAAGGAGCCGTTCGTGGCTCCCGAGAAGGGTTCCGTGATCCTCCCCGAGGCCCCGAAGGCTTCCAAGGAGGCCGAGGAGTCCGCCGAGGCCCCCGCCGAGGCCGAGGCTGAGTAA
- a CDS encoding VOC family protein, whose protein sequence is MGTVMLKVGDMKLMLDYYERALGLVPVSESLGGVYLGRQGRPVIHLSPAAGLQIPGRGEAGLFHTAILFERRADLAATVATAAQYDPRLFAGSADHLVSEAFYFTDPEGNGVELYFDKPRESWQWNGGEVVMDSLPLAPQAFLNQNLTEASVEGQREAEAGVGHVHLQVGDVETAQKFYVDTLGFARTAGWHGQALFVSAGRYHHHMAMNVWNSRGAGPRKDTLGLGEVLITVGSEDDVLAAADRLKVAGIATRHTGAELRFEDPWRNQIRMASVHA, encoded by the coding sequence ATGGGCACCGTGATGCTCAAGGTCGGGGACATGAAGCTCATGCTCGACTACTACGAGCGCGCCCTGGGGCTCGTGCCGGTCAGCGAGTCCCTCGGCGGGGTGTACCTGGGCCGGCAGGGCCGGCCGGTCATTCACCTGAGCCCGGCCGCCGGGCTGCAGATCCCCGGCCGCGGCGAGGCCGGCCTCTTCCACACCGCCATCCTGTTCGAGCGCCGCGCCGACCTAGCCGCCACCGTCGCCACCGCGGCGCAGTATGACCCCAGGCTCTTCGCCGGCAGCGCCGACCACCTCGTCTCGGAGGCGTTCTACTTCACCGACCCCGAGGGCAACGGCGTGGAGCTCTACTTCGACAAGCCGCGTGAGAGCTGGCAGTGGAATGGCGGCGAGGTGGTCATGGACTCGCTTCCGCTGGCACCGCAGGCGTTCCTGAACCAGAACCTGACCGAAGCGTCCGTCGAGGGGCAGCGGGAGGCGGAGGCCGGCGTCGGCCATGTCCACCTGCAGGTCGGCGACGTGGAGACGGCGCAGAAGTTCTATGTGGACACGCTCGGGTTCGCCAGGACTGCGGGCTGGCACGGCCAGGCCCTGTTCGTCTCCGCCGGCCGCTACCACCACCACATGGCCATGAACGTGTGGAACTCCCGCGGCGCCGGCCCGCGCAAGGACACGCTCGGCCTCGGCGAGGTCCTCATCACGGTCGGTTCGGAGGACGACGTCCTCGCGGCCGCCGACCGTCTCAAGGTGGCCGGCATCGCGACCCGCCACACCGGGGCCGAGCTGCGCTTCGAGGATCCGTGGCGCAACCAGATCCGCATGGCGTCCGTGCACGCCTGA
- a CDS encoding amidohydrolase family protein: MHDVVHLSGPVLAGPTDERPEAWIADGRITYRRPEAPAATSLRGWVLPGLVDAHCHVGLVPGGAPDDAAALAHARAEAAAGVLLVRDCGSPTDTRWLQARDDVPRLVRAGRHLARSRRYLRGLAHEVEPEDLVEAVVAQARAGDGWVKLVADWIDRGAGDLAPTFPPAVIREAVAAAHAEGARVTAHTFAEGTIDHLIDAGIDCLEHATGLQEQHLPRLAEAGIPIVPTLVNIATFPDIAAQGQAKFPRYAAHMRALWERRHERIAAAHAAGVRIFAGTDAGTVIAHGRIADEVAELAAAIGPAEAVDAACWAARGWLGAAGLAEGDPADLVVVGADPRRDVRTLAAPLHVVRDGQRVAGAAEPAAV, translated from the coding sequence ATGCATGACGTTGTCCACCTCAGCGGCCCCGTCCTCGCCGGCCCCACCGACGAGCGGCCGGAGGCGTGGATCGCCGACGGCCGGATCACCTACCGCCGCCCCGAGGCGCCGGCGGCCACGAGCCTGCGCGGGTGGGTGCTCCCCGGCCTCGTGGACGCGCACTGCCACGTGGGGCTGGTGCCCGGCGGCGCGCCGGACGACGCCGCGGCCCTCGCCCACGCGCGCGCCGAGGCGGCGGCCGGCGTGCTCCTGGTCCGCGACTGCGGCAGCCCCACCGACACCCGCTGGCTGCAGGCGCGCGACGACGTCCCGCGCCTCGTGCGCGCGGGCCGCCACCTTGCCCGGTCCCGCCGCTACCTCCGCGGCCTCGCGCACGAGGTGGAGCCGGAGGACCTCGTGGAGGCGGTCGTGGCCCAGGCGCGGGCCGGTGACGGCTGGGTCAAGCTCGTCGCCGACTGGATCGACCGCGGCGCCGGCGACCTGGCGCCCACGTTCCCGCCGGCCGTGATCCGCGAGGCAGTCGCCGCCGCGCATGCGGAGGGTGCCCGCGTCACCGCGCACACCTTCGCCGAAGGGACCATCGACCACCTCATCGATGCGGGGATCGACTGCCTCGAGCACGCAACGGGCCTGCAGGAGCAGCATCTGCCGCGCCTCGCCGAGGCCGGCATCCCGATCGTCCCGACGCTCGTCAACATCGCGACCTTCCCCGACATCGCCGCCCAGGGCCAGGCGAAGTTCCCTCGCTACGCCGCGCACATGCGCGCCCTGTGGGAACGCCGGCACGAGCGGATCGCCGCTGCCCACGCCGCCGGGGTGCGGATCTTCGCGGGTACCGACGCCGGAACCGTGATCGCGCACGGCAGGATCGCGGACGAGGTCGCCGAACTGGCCGCCGCGATCGGGCCCGCGGAAGCGGTCGACGCCGCGTGCTGGGCCGCGCGCGGATGGCTGGGCGCCGCCGGCCTCGCCGAGGGCGACCCTGCGGACCTCGTGGTCGTGGGGGCGGATCCCCGGCGCGACGTGCGGACCCTCGCGGCGCCGCTGCACGTGGTGCGGGACGGGCAGCGGGTCGCCGGCGCGGCGGAGCCTGCCGCGGTGTAG